The following DNA comes from Gammaproteobacteria bacterium.
CAGATCGGGCCCGATGCGACGCGTGCCGAGCAGGTGCGGCTGGTCATAGACATATTCACCCGCCTGCGACAATGGGCCCCAGCGGCGCGTCTCGCCGGTCACCGGCCGGATATACTGCGAATGGCAGTACCAGCAACCCTCGCGGATATAGACACGGCGCCCGCGCCGCTCCGTCGGCGAATAGTCGACCGCGCGCAGCGTAAGACCGGTACCGGCGTCCTTCACGGCCGGGGTATTGGTCGACGGCAGCAGCGAAGGCCAGATCCCCTGGACGAACACCGCCGCGAAGAAATAGGTGATGCCGGGCAGCAGGAACACGCCGCTCGGCGTGCTGAGGATGCGCCTTTCCTCGCCGGCCGGACGGGCCGCCAGCGCCGCGCTGCCGGCAGTCTCCACGAACGGGCCCCCATGGCGCGCGGTCTGGATGAAGTTGACCACCATCAGCACGAAGCCGATGTCCATCGTGGCGCCGGCCAGCGTGCGCGTCACCCACCAGGGCTTCATCTCGACGACGCTGTCGACGAAATTGGCGCCGTATTCCAGCATGCCGCCCTGGACGAAACCCTGCGCGGTCAGGCCCAGCACCATGACGCTGGCGCCGGCCACCGTGAGCCAGAAGTGCCAGCTCGCCATGCGCGCACTCCACAGCCGGCGGCCGGTGACGCGCGGCCAGATGTAGTACATCGACCCCACCACCGCGACCACGAAGGTGCCGAAGACGGTGAAATGGGAGTGGGCAATGACGAAGTCGCTGAAATGGGTCAGTTCCTGCACGCGGCGCAGTGCCTCGGTAGATCCCTGAAAACATCCGACCAGATAGAAGAAGACCCCGAGCAGGAGAAATTTCGCGCCGTAGCTGTCGGCATCGGTGCCGTGCGCGATGGCGCCCCAGCGGCCGAGCACCGTCCCGAACAGATTGGTGACCACCGCCCAGACCGGGATGATCAACAGCATGCTGGTCACGATGGAGAGCGTCTGGTTGTGAAAGGGTATCGGACTGAACAGGTAATGATGCGTGCCGACGAAGGGATACAGCAGCGCGAGGGTCCAGAAGCCGAACTTGGACAGGGCGTGACTGAAGAGCGGGTTCTTGCAGGCCAGCGGGATGAAGTAATACATCAGCGCCAGTCCGGCGGGCGTGATCCACAGACCGACGACGTAGTGGATATACAGACCATGCAGGGCGGCATTGCTGATGCCGGACATCTCCACATAGGGGAGAATGACGTTGCCGAGGACCAGGTTCATCAGGGTCCACACCAGCGCCGCGGTGGTGTACCAGAGCGCGACGTAGAATCCGGCCTGGCGGCGCCGGAACAGCGTGACCAGGACCTGGCTGCCGATGATGGCGAGTACGATCCAGCGCAGGATGTTCCACGGCCACTCGAATTCGTCGGCCTCGAAACCCAGGTTCTGACCGAACAGGAAGGAGACCGTGCCGGTGGCCAGAAACAGCTGCCAGCCCCACAGCGCCCAGCGGCTCAGCGCCATCCCGGCCATCGGCCGGCCGGCCAGGCGCGGCACGAAATAATACAGCAGCCCGAGGAACGGGGTGCTGAAGGCCCCGAAGATCACGCCGTTCACGTGCACCGGGCGCAGCCGTCCGAACGTGAACCAGGGTTCGCTGCCAAGGAACTCGGGGTTATGGAACTTGATGGAGACCAGCAGCCCGACCAGCGGGAACACCGTCAGCCAGGCCAGCCCCCAGTACAGCCAGTGCCTGACCAGATCGGTATCGACCAGCCCTGGGGCTGCCTGCTCCGGATTCGCCATCTGCCTCCGCCTCGCGATATTCGCCGACGACTATTCCCGCATGCCCGCGCCAGTGATCGAGGGCAGGGTACGGCATGGACGGGGCCCGGACATTGATAAATCGCAATCGGGGATCCGGGGGCGCCGGAAAACCTTTCCCGGCGGACGTCATTTCCTTATCCTTGGCCGATGGCCTCCCGGAGCAAATCGACCGCCGCCCGTCACAAACCCCGGCGCTGGACGCGCCTGCCGAAGGACAAGCTGCTCGACCTGCGCATCTGCGACCTCGGCCTGCGCATCGAAGGCTCGTCGCTGGAGCCCCGCATCGAGCAGCTCTACCGGGAACTGGGGCAGCGCGGCTTCGTCTTCCGCCCGCATTTCTGGCTGTCGGACGAGTGGTACTGCCCGGACGGCGTGCCCGGCATCGCGATCCCGTTCTTCCTTTCCCATCCGCGCCTGCGCCGCCTGGAACATGAGGCCCTGATGGAGGTGGAAGGCGGCACGCGCGACTGGTGCATGCGCCTGCTGCGTCATGAGACCGCTCACGCCCTGCTCAATGCCTACCGCCTGCACGAACGGCCCGACTGGAAGCGCCACTTCGGCCGCCCCAACGCCGCCTATCCGGACACCTACCTGCCCAAGCCCTACAGCAAGCGCTTCGTGCACAACCTGCCCAACTGGTACGCCCAGGCGCACCCGCACGAGGACTGGGCCGAGACCTTCGCCGTCTGGCTGCGGCCGAAGTCGGACTGGCGGCGGCGCTACCGCCTGTGGCCGGCCCTGATGAAACTCGAATACGTCGACACCCTGATGCGCGAGATCCGCTCCCGGCGCCCGCTGCTGAGCAACCGCCGCGAGGACCGGCCGACGGGCAGGATACGGACCACCCTGCGTGACTACTATGCCGCCAAGGTCGCGCGCTACGGCTCCGACAGCCCGGAATTCGCCGACCGCGACCTGCTCAAGATGTTCTCCCCCGACCCCGCGCACGCCCGCAACGAAAAGGCCTCACGTTACATCCGCCGCACGCAACGCGAGGTCATCGATGTGGTCGAACGCTGGACGGCGGAGTATAAATACCGCATCAGCAAGGTGCTCAAGGGCATGGAACGTCGCTGCGATGAACTCGACCTGCGCATCGCGCGCGACGAACAGGAACTGAAGATCGACCTGGTGGCCCTGCTCACTTCGGTCGTCCTGCAAAAACTCTACAGTGGCGGATTCCGCATCCATCTATGAAAAATAAAAAACTGCGCGTCATGGTGCTCACGCACTCCGACCTGGTGCCGCCGGACGACCTGACGGACCCGAATGATCCGCGCATGCCCAAATACCGCACCGAGCATGATGTCCACCAGGCGTTGCTCGAACTCGGCCATGAGGCGCGCATCGTCGGCGTGAGCGACGACCTGTCCCCGATCCGCGCCACCATCGACGAATGGGGGCCGCACATCGCCTTCAACCTGCTGGAGGAATTCGCGGGCAACGTGGCGGTGGACTACTACATCGTCAGTTACCTGGA
Coding sequences within:
- a CDS encoding cbb3-type cytochrome c oxidase subunit I; its protein translation is MANPEQAAPGLVDTDLVRHWLYWGLAWLTVFPLVGLLVSIKFHNPEFLGSEPWFTFGRLRPVHVNGVIFGAFSTPFLGLLYYFVPRLAGRPMAGMALSRWALWGWQLFLATGTVSFLFGQNLGFEADEFEWPWNILRWIVLAIIGSQVLVTLFRRRQAGFYVALWYTTAALVWTLMNLVLGNVILPYVEMSGISNAALHGLYIHYVVGLWITPAGLALMYYFIPLACKNPLFSHALSKFGFWTLALLYPFVGTHHYLFSPIPFHNQTLSIVTSMLLIIPVWAVVTNLFGTVLGRWGAIAHGTDADSYGAKFLLLGVFFYLVGCFQGSTEALRRVQELTHFSDFVIAHSHFTVFGTFVVAVVGSMYYIWPRVTGRRLWSARMASWHFWLTVAGASVMVLGLTAQGFVQGGMLEYGANFVDSVVEMKPWWVTRTLAGATMDIGFVLMVVNFIQTARHGGPFVETAGSAALAARPAGEERRILSTPSGVFLLPGITYFFAAVFVQGIWPSLLPSTNTPAVKDAGTGLTLRAVDYSPTERRGRRVYIREGCWYCHSQYIRPVTGETRRWGPLSQAGEYVYDQPHLLGTRRIGPDL
- a CDS encoding putative zinc-binding metallopeptidase, which encodes MASRSKSTAARHKPRRWTRLPKDKLLDLRICDLGLRIEGSSLEPRIEQLYRELGQRGFVFRPHFWLSDEWYCPDGVPGIAIPFFLSHPRLRRLEHEALMEVEGGTRDWCMRLLRHETAHALLNAYRLHERPDWKRHFGRPNAAYPDTYLPKPYSKRFVHNLPNWYAQAHPHEDWAETFAVWLRPKSDWRRRYRLWPALMKLEYVDTLMREIRSRRPLLSNRREDRPTGRIRTTLRDYYAAKVARYGSDSPEFADRDLLKMFSPDPAHARNEKASRYIRRTQREVIDVVERWTAEYKYRISKVLKGMERRCDELDLRIARDEQELKIDLVALLTSVVLQKLYSGGFRIHL